A single genomic interval of Homo sapiens chromosome 7, GRCh38.p14 Primary Assembly harbors:
- the MIOS gene encoding GATOR2 complex protein MIOS isoform X4 translates to MGGMVESSRHNWSGLDKQSDIQNLNEERILALQLCGWIKKGTDVDVGPFLNSLVQEGEWERAAAVALFNLDIRRAIQILNEGASSEKGDLNLNVVAMALSGYTDEKNSLWREMCSTLRLQLNNPYLCVMFAFLTSETGSYDGVLYENKVAVRDRVAFACKFLSDTQLNRYIEKLTNEMKEAGNLEGILLTGLTKDGVDLMESYVDRTGDVQTASYCMLQGSPLDVLKDERVQYWIENYRNLLDAWRFWHKRAEFDIHRSKLDPSSKPLAQVFVSCNFCGKSISYSCSAVPHQGRGFSQYGVSGSPTKSKVTSCPGCRKPLPRCALCLINMGTPVSSCPGGTKSDEKVDLSKDKKLAQFNNWFTWCHNCRHGGHAGHMLSWFRDHAECPVSACTCKCMQLDTTGNLVPAETVQP, encoded by the exons ATGGGTG gaATGGTGGAAAGCAGCAGACATAATTGGAGTGGGTTGGATAAGCAAAGTGATATTCAAAATTTAAATGAAGAGAGAATCTTAGCTTTACAGCTTTGTGGGTGGATAAAGAAAGGAACGGATGTAGACGTGGGGCCATTTTTGAACTCCCTTGTACAAGAAGGGGAATGGGAAAGAGCTGCTGCTGTGGCATTGTTCAACTTGGATATTCGCCGAGCAATCCAAATCCTGAATGAAGGGGCATCTTCTGAAAAAG GAGATCTGAATCTCAATGTGGTAGCAATGGCTTTATCGGGTTATACGGATGAGAAGAACTCCCTTTGGAGAGAAATGTGTAGCACACTGCGATTACAGCTAAATAACCCGTATTTGTGTGTCatgtttgcatttctgacaagtgaAACAGGATCTTACGATGGAGTTTTG tATGAAAACAAAGTTGCAGTACGTGACAGAGTGGCATTTGCTTGTAAATTCCTTAGTGATACTCAG TTAAATAGATACATCGAAAAGTTGaccaatgaaatgaaagaggctGGAAATTTGGAAGGAATTTTGCTTACAGGCCTTACTAAAGATGGAGTGGACTTAATGGAGAGTTATGTTGATAGAACTGGAGATGTTCAAACAGCAAGTTACTGTATGTTACAG GGTTCACCTTTAGATGTTCTTAAAGATGAAAGGGTTCAGTACTGGATTGAGAATTATAGAAATTTATTAGATGCCTGGAGGTTTTGGCATAAACGAGCTGAATTTGATATTCACAGGAGTAAGTTGGATCCCAGTTCCAAGCCTTTAGCACAA GTTTTTGTGAGTTGCAATTTCTGTGGCAAGTCAATCTCCTACAGCTGTTCAGCTGTGCCTCATCAGGGCAGAGGTTTTAGTCAGTATGGTGTGAGTGGCTCACCAACGAAATCTAAAGTCACAAGTTGTCCTGGCTGTCGAAAACCACTTCCTCGATGTGCGCTTTGTCTCATTAATATGGGAACACCAGTTTCTAGCTGTCCTG GAGGAACCAAATCAGATGAAAAAGTGGACTTGAGCAaggacaaaaaattagcccaattTAACAACTGGTTTACATGGTGTCATAATTGCAGGCACGGTGGACATGCTGGACATATGCTTAGTTGGTTCAG GGACCATGCAGAGTGCCCTGTGTCGGCATGCACGTGTAAATGTATGCAGTTGGATACAACAGGGAATCTGGTACCTGCAGAGACTGTCCAGCCATAA